TTGCTCACTCGGTTGTCTTCATGCCGATCAGCACCAAAGTTAAAAACTACAAAATCGATCCATTTGGCGGTCACATCTTCTACGGTGTGGATATCGACAAATAATATGGGGTCAGGTGAAGGCGGGATTTCCTGCCTTCACCCTTTTTATATCAAGTCTATGGAATTTTTTTAATTGGTCCGCTAAAAGACGACTTGAATAACTTGCCTCTCGACAAAAATATTCGGATTTTTCCGAGTGAATACAAGATAAGAGATGTGCAAGATGGCTGCTAAACTGACAGGGAAGGGGACAAGACCTTCTCTCAACCGGGCTGGCAATATCAATGTTTGGTTTTATCCTGCGTCGAGTTGGAATGCTGATTCCGACTTTTATCGGCGTGACGCTTGTTGCGTTTTTCTTTATCCGGCTTTTGCCGGGTGACCCGATCTTGTTGCTTGCGGGCGAGCGCGGTATTTCTGCTGCGCGCTATGCTGAGCTGCAACATTCTTTCGGTTTCGACAAACCGGTGCTTATCCAGTATTTCAATTATCTCATGGGGTTGTTCCATGGGGACTTCGGCATGTCCATGGTTACGCGCCGTCCGGTCTGGGACGAGTTTTTCGCGCTGTTTCCTGCGACCCTTGAATTGTCCTTTGTGGCAATCATCATTGCTGTCGTTGTCGGCATTCCTGCCGGGGTAATTGCTGCGGTCAAGCGCGGTTCCTTCTTTGACTATTCGGTCATGACTGGTGCGCTGGTCGGTTATTCCATGCCGATTTTCTGGTGGGCCTTGCTGGCGATTATCGTCTTTTCCGGTTGGCTTGAATGGACACCAGTTTCGGGGCGCATCTCGGTGATGTATTTCTTCGAGCCCGTTACCGGCTTCATGCTGATTGACTCCCTGTTGTCCGATCAGGCCGGGGCGTTCGAATCTACCTTCTCTCATCTTGTTCTCCCCTCGATCGTTCTCGCAACGATTCCCATGGCCGTGATTGCGCGTCAGACGCGCTCGGCCATGCTGGAAGTTCTGGGGGAAGACTATGTTCGTACGGCCCGGGCTAAAGGGCTGACGCGCTATCGCGTTGTTGGCATGCATGCTTTACGGAATGCGCTCATTCCGGTGGTAACGACAATCGGCCTTCAGGTTGGCGTGCTTTTGGCAGGTGCCATCCTGACCGAGACGATTTTCTCCTGGCCGGGTATTGGCAAATGGATGGTCGATAGTATTTCTCGTCGCGACTATCAGGTGGTTCAAGGTGGCCTTCTGATGATTGCCGTTATGGTCATGATGGTCAATCTGGTGGTTGATCTGCTCTATGGCCTAATCAATCCAAGAATTCGGCATCGTTAGGAGAGAGCAAATGACTGATACCACTCAACTTATTGAGAAAGCATCTCGCCAGTCTACCAAAGCCGTGCTTAAGGAATTCTGGTTCTATTTCAGTGACAACCGCGGTGCCGTGATTGGCTTGTTCGTGTTTCTTGCGCTGGTGCTTTTGGCTCTGTTTGCGCCTTACCTCGCTCCGCATGATGCAACCATGCAATATCGCGATGCTCTTCTCTTGCCGCCAGCATGGGTGGATGGGGGGCAAAGCTCCTTCTTTCTGGGAACCGATGCTGTTGGACGCGATATCCTGTCTCGTCTGATCATAGGGTCGCGTTTCTCGCTCTTTGTTGGCATTGTCGTTGTTGTCATTGCTCTGGTTGGCGGGATTATTCTGGGTGTCCTCGCTGGCTACTATGGTGGCACGATTGATACGATCGTCATGCGTATCATGGACATCATTCTGGCTTTTCCGAGCTTGCTTCTCGCATTGGTCATGGTGGCCCTGTTGGGGCCGGGATTGCTCAATGCAATGATCGCGATCGCGATCGTTTATCAGCCTCACTTTGTACGCTTGACACGTGCTGCTGTGATGGCCGAGCGTGAGCGGGAATATGTGGTCGCTGCCAAGGTGTCCGGCGCCAGTTCCCTTCGGCTGATGTTCCTGACTATTCTACCCAACTGCACGGCACCATTGATCGTTCAAGCGACCCTGTCTTTCTCCAGCGCTATTCTCGATATTGCTGCGCTTGGCTTTCTGGGCATGGGTGCTCAGCCGCCGACCCCGGAATGGGGAACCATGCTGGCTGAAGCGCGCGAATTCATCTTGCGTGCCTGGTGGGTTGTGACCTTCCCCGGTGTATCCATTCTGGTTACCGTGCTGGCAATCAACCTTATCGGCGACGGTCTGCGCGATGCGCTCGATCCAAAACTGAAGCGGTCATAGGGAGATTGACAATATGAGTTTGTTGGAAATCAGAAATCTGACCGTGGAATTTGATACCGCTGCGGGGCCTTTTCAGGCTCTCAAGGGTGTTGATTATACGGTTGAAAAGGGTGAAGTGCTGGCGATTGTTGGCGAGTCCGGCTCGGGTAAGTCTGTTGCCATGCTCGCGACCATGGGATTGTTGCCCGATAGTGCTACGGTGAATGCCGATGTCATGATGTTTGATGGCAGGGACCTTAAAACCGTAACCGCAAAGGAGCGTCGGTCCATTATTGGCAAAGACATTTCGATGATCTTTCAGGAACCGATTGCAAGCCTCAATCCATGCTTCACAGTGGGCTTCCAGATTGGGGAAGTGCTGAAGACGCATCTTGATCTGCATGGCAAGGGCGTCAAGAAGCGGACAATCGAATTGCTCGAAGCGGTTGGCATTCCAACCCCTGAAAAGCGCTTGTCCAGTTTCCCCCATCAAATGTCCGGTGGGCAATGCCAGCGCGTGATGATCGCCATGGCAATCGCTTGTCAACCGCAGCTTTTGATTGCCGATGAGCCGACAACGGCTCTTGATGTGACCATCCAGAAGCAGATTCTGGATTTGCTCATGAGCATTCAGGCTGAGCGTCAAATGGGGCTGATTATGATCACCCACGATATGGGTGTGGTTGCAGAAACCGCTGACAGGGTCGTCGTGCAGTATAACGGCGAACAAATGGAAGAAGCCGGTGTTCTTGAGCTGTTTGAAGCTCCGAAACATCCTTACACCCGAGCTCTTCTTTCTGCTCTGCCTGAAAGGGCCGAGGGGGATCGCCTGCCGACTGTCAGTGATTTTGCATCGTCCTTTAGCAAAGAGGTTAGTCCAGCATCATGAGTGATAATAAGGAAATAATTCTTAGCGCTCGCGGGATCACCCGGGACTATGTCTCTGCTGGTGGCTTGTTTGGCAAAACCGAGACCGTACGCGCGCTCAAGGGGATCGATTTCGATCTTTATCGCGGTGAGACCCTTGCTCTGGTCGGGGAATCGGGATGTGGCAAGTCAACGCTGGCTCGCATTCTTACCCTCATCGATGCGCAGACGTCCGGTGAGCTGATCATTCGCGGGAATCCGATCAATATCGCCAAGAAGAAGGTGACCACTGAAATGCGGCGCCGGATTCAGATCGTGTTCCAGAATCCTTATGGCTCGCTGAACCCGCGCCAGAAGGTGGGGGCTGTTCTTGAAGAGCCGCTCAAGATCAATAATCCCGAGATGCCTGCTCAGGAGCGGCGCGATCGGGCTATGGACATGTTGCTCAAGGTGGGATTGAAGCCGGAGCATTTCGGGCGCTATCCGCATATGTTCTCTGGTGGTCAGCGCCAGCGTATCGCCATTGGGCGGGCCTTGATGCTCAATCCGCGCATGCTTGTGCTGGACGAGCCTGTCTCCGCTCTCGATTTGTCCATTCAGGCGCAAATCCTCAACTTGCTCAAGGACTTGCAAGAAGAGTTCAATCTCTCCTACCTGTTCATCTCCCATGACCTTTCTGTGGTGAAATATTTCGCGGATCGGGTGATGGTGATGTATTTCGGTGAGATCGTGGAAAGCAATACGCGCGATGAAATCTTTGCCAATCCGCAGCATGACTATACCAAAACGCTGTTGGCTGCGACGCCGAAGACGAGTATCGAATCCATTCGCGCTCGCGTGAATGCCCATAAGCAGACCGCTTGAGAAGGCCGTTTTCGCACGTTTATTCCAGCCCGTCGGGAGATTTTCCGGCGGGCTTTTCTATTACGGGCAATCACTTCTTTTCCAGATGAACTGAGTTTAACTTGCTGTTGGCCGATCGTCCCAATATGGTTTTACCCGTATAGAACGAATGGGGAGACGCTTGCATGTATCTGGTGATGAATAGATTTCGCGTGAAGGTCGGGTTTGAAGAAGCCTTTGAGGATGTCTGGCGTTCACGGGAGAGCAAATTGCTTGAGCGCGATGGCTTTGTGCGTTTTGATCTTCTGAAAGGGGAGGAAAGCGACGGTTTTGTGCTGTTTGCCTCCCACGCTCTTTGGCGGGATAAAGAGGCGTTTGTTGACTGGACCAAATCCCAGCAGTTTCGTTCGGCACACGGCAAACCCAAGAATGAGAGAACGGTCGATTATGCAGGCCCTCCGGTGCTCGAATGCTTCGAGCTGATCGACGATCTAACGATTGTTGCTCCGGCTTAAGGCGTGAGGTTTAATCCCCAAGCCTAGCCCATATAGGCTTTAAGGGCGTCGGACGGGTTGGCGAAGAGTTCGGCGCTTGGGCCCTTCTGAACAATCTTTCCCTCTTGCACGAGGGCAGTCTGATCTGCTGCAAGCTGCGCATCTTCGGGGTGGTGGGTCACCATGATGATGGTCTGATTGTTCTTTTTCGCCAATGCGCTGACCAGATTGAGCATGTCTTTTCGCAAGGCAGGGCCAAGAGCTGCAAAGGGTTCATCAAGCAATAGCACAGGGCGTTTGCGCAGGATCGCTCTGGCAAGGCTGGCGCGCTGGCGCTGACCTCCGGAAAGCGCGCGGGGCAGGCGATCGCCCATGCCAGCAAGTTCCACTTGTTCCAACGCTTCATGCACGGTTTGCCACTGTTGTTTGTCAAGCTTCAGCGAAGGATTGATGCCAAGCGCCACATTCTCGGCTACGCTCATGTGGTTGAAGAGATTATGGTCCTGAAACAGCATTGAAACAGGCCGTTCAGCCGGAGATAAATTGGCCATGTCTTTGCCATCTATGAAAAGCTGTCCCTTGCCGTGAGGCAGAAAACCGGCAATGGCATTGAGAATTGTGCTTTTGCCCGCGCCTGACGGGCCAATGAGAGCGCAAAAGCTTCCGGCTTGCACCGTGAGGCTTACCGTCATTTGCCAGTCATCCAAAGCGATGAAGAGATGGTCAAGTCTGATCACGGCCAGCTAATCCTTTGTCAAAAATCAAGAAAAATGCAAATGCGACCAGTGTCAGAATGAGGCCTGACCCGTAGGCCTGATCCATACGATATGCGCCCATTTGTTGATAGAGATAGAGCGGCAGTGTAGGGGCTGTGGGGGAGCCAAAGAGGGCGATGACGCCCAGATCGCCGATGGAGAGTGCTGCGGTTATTCCAAGGCTAAGCCCAATGGGCTTGCGCATCAACGGCCAGTGGACAAGGCGAATGGCTGTTTTTCTATCCATGCCCAGATGCTGGATTTGTTTGCCATAGTCCCGCTTTATCTGGCCCATCGCCGGAGTTAGCAAGATGAGCGCAAAGGGTACGGCTTGCAAGCCGTTGAGTAGGGCAGTGAGCGGGAGCGCAAGTTGGTCAATCGGGATCTGTTGGTGCAACAGAATGAAGAGACCTGCGCCCAACGCGATGGGGGGCGCTACCATGATGGCAAAGCCCGGCAGCTCGACAAGGCGGCGCATGCGGCCTTTCAGGTGAATGGATATTTGCGCCAAAGGCAAGCTGACCAGCCCCATGAAGAGGCAGGCCCCCATAGCGACTGCAATTGATCGCCCTGTGGCGGCAAAAAGGGTTTGCAGGTCAATCGGGTTCATTGCCAGACCGTGAATCCCGCGCAGGAAAGCTGCCAGCAATGGCAGGGCCAGAAAGACCAAGGCAACGAATATGATGATGCTGTCACTTGCGATTGCCCATTTTGTCGTGCGGTCCGTTCGCTGGATAGCGCCGCCCAAGCTCTCGCCGACATCGTGGTCCTGCGCGATCAGGCGCGAGATGATAGCCATACCCGCGCATAGCATGATCTGCAAACAGGCCAGCAAAGCGGCGCGTTCAAGGTCAAAGTCATATCGGATGGCCTGATATATCGCCAGCTCGATCGTCGTGGCTTTGGGGCCACCTCCAAGAGCCAGAACAACTGTAAAGCTGGTTACGCAGAGCAAGAAGATAATGGCAAGGACGCCGGGCAACCGCTCTTTGAGCATTGGCCACTCGATATGCCGTGCGATTGATCGGGAATTCATGCCGAGTTGGGACGCGAGCCGCCATTGTTCCGAGGGGATAGAAAGCCAACCTTGCAAGAGAATGCGTGTTGCGAGCGGCAAATTGAAAAATACGTGGGCTAACAGAATTCCGGGTAGGCCGTAGATGGAGAATTCTGAAATTCCTGCTCCGGTCAAGATGGCGTGTATTGGCCCGTTTTTGCCCCAGACGGCGAGGAGGCCAAGGATGGCAACGATCACGGGCAGAATGAACGGCGCGCCGAATAGCGAAAGGAGCGCAGATTTGCCGGGGAAGTTTCTCGTCGCCAGTGCGCGCGCCAACGGAACCGCCAGCAAGGAGGAAAGCAAAGCGGACAGTGCGGCTTGCGTGAGAGTAAAGCTCACCGCGCGCACGACATAAATGTCGTCCAAGAGCCCCGCCAGAGCCGAGCTGACGGAGCTTGTTGCATCAATGTTGGCTGCAGCAGCAGACCAAAGCGCAAGGATGCTGGCAAGAACGAGGGAGAGGGGAGCCAGAAAGGCAAATATAGCCGGAATGCCAAAGGCAAAAGCTTTGCTGCTGGCTTGTTTGATCACGCGCGTTCCCTCGTTTTTGCTTTGGTTCAGCTTATTGGCTCAAGGCTCCAAGCCATTCATCAAGCGCCTGTTTGCGGATGGCTGGAACGTCTTTGGTGTTAAACAGAAGTGCCTTGTCCGGTTTTGCCAGATCCTTGAAAGAGGCTGGCCAATCGCTTTCCTCCATGGCGACGGGATACATCCAGTTGCTGGTCGGAATGACGCTCTGTGCTTCCTTGCCGATCAGATAGGATAAAAACTGGTTGGCCAGTTCCTTGTTGGGGCTGGATTTGGTCACTGCGGCCAGCTCGATTTGCATATAGTGGCCTTCCTTGAAGGCCGCAGCTTTGTAGTTGGTCTTGTTTTCTGCTGCGATATGATAGGCCGGTGAGGTGGTATAGCTCAGCACCATGTCGGCTTGGCCCTCAAGGAACATGCCATAGGCCTCTGACCAGCCTTTGGTGACGGTCAGAATGTGCGGGCTAAGCTTTTGCCAGGCCTCGGCGGCCTTTTCGCCATAGACATCTTTCACCCAAAGCAGCAGCCCCAAGCCCGGAGTGGAGGACCGAGGGTCTTCAATAACGATCTTGAAATCCTTGGGAGCGTTGATCAGGTCTTCAAAACTAGCGGGAACTGATGTGAGTTTGTCGCTGTCATACACAAAGGCAAAATAGCCCCAGTCAAACGGCACGTAGGTGTCAGAGTTCCAATCGATCGGCAGGTGCAGCTTTCCCGCGTTCACCGTGTTTGGTTCGAACAGACCGCTTTTGTCAGCATCTGCGACCAGGTTTGAGTCAAGACCGACGAGGATATCCGCCTTTGATGAAGCTCCTTCGAGGCGCAGGCGGTTGAAAGTCTCTGTCGCATCTCCCGGCGCGACATAGGTCACGGTACAGCCGCAGATTTTCTCAAAACCTTCCTTGATTGCAGGCCCTGGTCCCCACTCGGTGTTGAAGCTGTCATATGTGTAGACAGTGAGGGTTGGTTTGTCGGCTGCGTTAGCCGAGGGCTGAGTGATCAGGGCTGAGCCTAGGCAAAGGCTTGCCGTCAGGAGCGAAAGGGTCAATGCTTTCATATCATTCCTCCAAAAGAGGCCGCGCATGAAGCTCAATGCTGGCGCGGCGTTGGTATGTGATGAGCATTTGGTTGCTTTTGCAAAATTGGCAGCAACAGACGCTCTAGCGATTGACCGGATTGGGTAGAGTGGAAGAAGGTTGGTGGTTCCAAGCTTCGTCTCTTCCTCCGCCGGTATGATCCGGATCAGGTTCGACGGGTTCGCAACTGGTGCATCTCAGCCACTATCGGGCACCCCGGGACGGCTGGCATAGTAGTGTCAAATATTGCCAAATTCAATCGACATCGACAAATATTGGGGGGACAATTGTCCTGTTTGAATCAATGCTGGATGGAGTTTGGGGATGCTATTTGCTACGCCTAAAGCTGCGGCGAATAATCCTGTTTGAGATCATGCGTGATCAAGAAAGATGGTTTCTTCATCTGATAACCAGGCAGGGGCAGCGCGTGGCACACTCGCTGAATATTTGTTGTCAACCTCTTGCAGACAAGACGCGATCTGTTCATTGATCTCATCAAAGATCAAAAGGGGAGCATGTCCCTGACCCTTGACTTCCAACAGTTGGCTATCAGGATGTCTTTCAATCATTCTTTGGGCAACGGCTTTGGGCAGAATATCGGAGTTTTCTCCTCGGACAACCAGCAATGGGCGGTGTGATAGCGCCAGAAAATGGGGCCACAGATTGATCGCCGTATCACTCAGATCGATCCCTTCCAGCCCTTTGATGATTTGAATGTCGAAGTCATTGGCCGGGGCTCCACCTTCATCGCGAAACGTCATTTGCGCAAGGCGGCTCCAATCACCTTCCGATAGATCGGTAAAGGTGTGGGCATTGGCCGTTTTTACAAAGGATACGGCATCTTCCCAAGTCTTCACCGGTGCGGTGCGGGTCATGTAGGTTTTGATGCGTGCAATGCCCGTTGCGTCAATTTCTGGCCCTATATCGTTAAGAACCGTTCCGGCAATCAGGGTTGGTTTCATGACGGCGATTGCCAGCGTCAACAAACCGCCTCTTGATGTTCCAATGAAGCTGGCTTTCGATATCCCCGCAGCAACCAGCGTATCAATGGTGTCTTTTGCTTCGGTCAGGACATTGTAGTTCTGAGGATTGGTGTCGTAGTCGGATGGGCCGCGCCCCCTGCTGTTCAGCGTCATCACAAAGCGTGGATTGGTCTCGTCTTGTGACAGACGTTCAGCGAGCATATGGAAATCACGGCTTGAGCGGGTGAGCCCGGGAAGGCAGACGACGGGAGTCGCTTTCGAGTTCCGATCTCCGAACGCTTCTCCACGCAAGATGAGGCCGTCTCTGGTGGTGATTTCAAAACGTCTGACAGTTAAGCGCATCGTGGCCATTCCAGATAAGCAAGAAACCGGATCGCCCCTTCTTTATGAAGAAGAGGCCTTCTTAATCTTTACCGGTTCTTTGACATTGCGCCAAGTCGACGCAGGGATGAGACTGCCGAATGTCTCTTCACTTATGCGTCATCAAGGTTGGCCGCGCTTGAGGTCTTTGCTGATTTCAAGCGTTTCATTATGGATGCGCGCCTTATAGACTTGCAAATTCTCGATGAGCTTTTTGACATAGTCGCGTGTTTCGGAAAATGGGATGCGTTCGATCCAGTCTATGGCACTCACTTGGTTTGTCCTGGGATCGCCAAAGCGTTCGATCCATTCTGGAGGGCGGCCCGGGCCCGCATTATAGGCTGCGAAAGTCAGGATATATGAGCCGCCGAAACGGTCCAAATTCTCTTTGAGGAAGGCGCTTCCCAGAAGGACCGCATATTTTGGATCTCGGGTTATGCGGGACAAGGAGTAGGAAACGCCAATCTTGCGTGCGGTCCTCTTCGCTGTGGCCGGTAACATTTGCATCAAGCCAAGTGCGTTGGCATGGCTTCGGGCTTTCAGGTTGAAGACGCTTTCCTGTTTCGTCAGAGCATAAATCAGCGCGATATCGACACCATTTGTGTTGACGTCCATTGGCAGGGCATGAAGAGGGAAGGCGAGTTTGTCGACCGGCATGTCTCTGTTGAGGGCGAGTTGGCCGATTTGAACTGCGTTCTGGTGCAAATCGTAGCTTTGGGCGAGTTTATGCGCGAGATGAATCTCGGAAGGATCATCGAGTGTCGTTGCCAAATGGCGGAATAGGGGACCGGCGCGCTCTTCCTGCCCTACAGCTTTGAGACGCTTTATAGCGCGAACGAGTTCTCGACGTTCAAAACGGGCTATTTGCTCTGCATTGGCTTCTGGCGGGGTCCTGAGATTGAGATGTTTTACGCCCAGCTCCTCAAGCGATAATTGACCGTAATAATTGGTCGGGTTGGCTGCTGCCTGATAGAATTTGACGGCAACATTTCTGTCTCCTGCTGCTTCCCATGCCCGACCTTGCCAGTAAAGACCTCGAGACTTGTCTTGTGAGCGTGTGGCTTTTTTCCAACTATTCTCAAAATGGACAGCGGCTGTTTTCGCGTCATTCAGATAACGCAGAGCGAAAAAGCCCGCATGGAATTCAGCCTCGGAGAAATCCTTGCCCGATTCTGCGGAATGTCGGGACGCTATTTTATAGGCGCGCCGCGCATCTCCCTTGTTCAGAATCATGCGAGCAATAAGGCGGCGTTCGTCCCACCATGCATCATGGTTGATGAGATGATCCTCGTCCAGCGGAGCCTTGAGCATGAGATCGGCGGCCTGGGTTTCTTTTCCCTGCCGGCGCAGATACTGGATTTCAGAGAAAATATATCCGGGATCTTTTCTCATGGAGCTGGGCACTTGTTTGAGCAGGGATCCTGCATTGCGCTTGTTTCTGATGACTGCAACGCGCGCCTCTAGCAACTTTGTTTGGGCACTGTTGAGATATCGTTTTAGGCGCAGTGCACCCGTGGCACGCTCCCTATAGAGCAAATAGCTTGCTCTATAGAAATGATCTGAATTTTGTAGAACGGAGCCAAGATATTTGAGAATACGGCTTTCCAACTGGGTGTTCAGTGCATTTTCCCGCCAGATGGGTCGGATGATCTTGGCCGCTTGTGCCTTGTTGCCAACACTGGCTTGAGAAATGGCCAGTTCAATGGCTGCTGAAGTGGAAGACGGGATGGTGTTGCCAAAGGCTCGCACCATTTCAGCACCGGTTGCCGTCTCTCTTGCTACTGCTTCCTCGATGCGTCGTTCGATCAGACTGCGGCTCGGCCATTCTGGCTGGCTATCATAGAATGACTTGATTTCGCTCGCTGGCAAGTCGTGATAGCCGCCGATGATCAGGATATAAGTAAGCAATGTCCTATCCAGAGACGGTTTCATTCCTTTCTGGATGGCCAGGGCTTCTTTTTGTTTGTT
This window of the uncultured Cohaesibacter sp. genome carries:
- a CDS encoding ABC transporter ATP-binding protein, which produces MSLLEIRNLTVEFDTAAGPFQALKGVDYTVEKGEVLAIVGESGSGKSVAMLATMGLLPDSATVNADVMMFDGRDLKTVTAKERRSIIGKDISMIFQEPIASLNPCFTVGFQIGEVLKTHLDLHGKGVKKRTIELLEAVGIPTPEKRLSSFPHQMSGGQCQRVMIAMAIACQPQLLIADEPTTALDVTIQKQILDLLMSIQAERQMGLIMITHDMGVVAETADRVVVQYNGEQMEEAGVLELFEAPKHPYTRALLSALPERAEGDRLPTVSDFASSFSKEVSPAS
- a CDS encoding transglycosylase SLT domain-containing protein, which encodes MIRSIIQVATTGLLLTATAPLANAQLLPESIPVPRSRPAIALTAPASAPETRLPTESESPEVEGEASPSNNSLPDNLVILPKNRTDTSVASRAPTAASPAVNAASPVALPEAAPAPTQVNHSLPAVQHTDNGIEPERGSLKDALSALDKNKQKEALAIQKGMKPSLDRTLLTYILIIGGYHDLPASEIKSFYDSQPEWPSRSLIERRIEEAVARETATGAEMVRAFGNTIPSSTSAAIELAISQASVGNKAQAAKIIRPIWRENALNTQLESRILKYLGSVLQNSDHFYRASYLLYRERATGALRLKRYLNSAQTKLLEARVAVIRNKRNAGSLLKQVPSSMRKDPGYIFSEIQYLRRQGKETQAADLMLKAPLDEDHLINHDAWWDERRLIARMILNKGDARRAYKIASRHSAESGKDFSEAEFHAGFFALRYLNDAKTAAVHFENSWKKATRSQDKSRGLYWQGRAWEAAGDRNVAVKFYQAAANPTNYYGQLSLEELGVKHLNLRTPPEANAEQIARFERRELVRAIKRLKAVGQEERAGPLFRHLATTLDDPSEIHLAHKLAQSYDLHQNAVQIGQLALNRDMPVDKLAFPLHALPMDVNTNGVDIALIYALTKQESVFNLKARSHANALGLMQMLPATAKRTARKIGVSYSLSRITRDPKYAVLLGSAFLKENLDRFGGSYILTFAAYNAGPGRPPEWIERFGDPRTNQVSAIDWIERIPFSETRDYVKKLIENLQVYKARIHNETLEISKDLKRGQP
- a CDS encoding thiamine/thiamine pyrophosphate ABC transporter permease ThiP → MIKQASSKAFAFGIPAIFAFLAPLSLVLASILALWSAAAANIDATSSVSSALAGLLDDIYVVRAVSFTLTQAALSALLSSLLAVPLARALATRNFPGKSALLSLFGAPFILPVIVAILGLLAVWGKNGPIHAILTGAGISEFSIYGLPGILLAHVFFNLPLATRILLQGWLSIPSEQWRLASQLGMNSRSIARHIEWPMLKERLPGVLAIIFLLCVTSFTVVLALGGGPKATTIELAIYQAIRYDFDLERAALLACLQIMLCAGMAIISRLIAQDHDVGESLGGAIQRTDRTTKWAIASDSIIIFVALVFLALPLLAAFLRGIHGLAMNPIDLQTLFAATGRSIAVAMGACLFMGLVSLPLAQISIHLKGRMRRLVELPGFAIMVAPPIALGAGLFILLHQQIPIDQLALPLTALLNGLQAVPFALILLTPAMGQIKRDYGKQIQHLGMDRKTAIRLVHWPLMRKPIGLSLGITAALSIGDLGVIALFGSPTAPTLPLYLYQQMGAYRMDQAYGSGLILTLVAFAFFLIFDKGLAGRDQT
- a CDS encoding antibiotic biosynthesis monooxygenase, whose protein sequence is MYLVMNRFRVKVGFEEAFEDVWRSRESKLLERDGFVRFDLLKGEESDGFVLFASHALWRDKEAFVDWTKSQQFRSAHGKPKNERTVDYAGPPVLECFELIDDLTIVAPA
- a CDS encoding alpha/beta hydrolase, which codes for MRLTVRRFEITTRDGLILRGEAFGDRNSKATPVVCLPGLTRSSRDFHMLAERLSQDETNPRFVMTLNSRGRGPSDYDTNPQNYNVLTEAKDTIDTLVAAGISKASFIGTSRGGLLTLAIAVMKPTLIAGTVLNDIGPEIDATGIARIKTYMTRTAPVKTWEDAVSFVKTANAHTFTDLSEGDWSRLAQMTFRDEGGAPANDFDIQIIKGLEGIDLSDTAINLWPHFLALSHRPLLVVRGENSDILPKAVAQRMIERHPDSQLLEVKGQGHAPLLIFDEINEQIASCLQEVDNKYSASVPRAAPAWLSDEETIFLDHA
- a CDS encoding ABC transporter permease subunit — translated: MTDTTQLIEKASRQSTKAVLKEFWFYFSDNRGAVIGLFVFLALVLLALFAPYLAPHDATMQYRDALLLPPAWVDGGQSSFFLGTDAVGRDILSRLIIGSRFSLFVGIVVVVIALVGGIILGVLAGYYGGTIDTIVMRIMDIILAFPSLLLALVMVALLGPGLLNAMIAIAIVYQPHFVRLTRAAVMAEREREYVVAAKVSGASSLRLMFLTILPNCTAPLIVQATLSFSSAILDIAALGFLGMGAQPPTPEWGTMLAEAREFILRAWWVVTFPGVSILVTVLAINLIGDGLRDALDPKLKRS
- the thiQ gene encoding thiamine ABC transporter ATP-binding protein: MIRLDHLFIALDDWQMTVSLTVQAGSFCALIGPSGAGKSTILNAIAGFLPHGKGQLFIDGKDMANLSPAERPVSMLFQDHNLFNHMSVAENVALGINPSLKLDKQQWQTVHEALEQVELAGMGDRLPRALSGGQRQRASLARAILRKRPVLLLDEPFAALGPALRKDMLNLVSALAKKNNQTIIMVTHHPEDAQLAADQTALVQEGKIVQKGPSAELFANPSDALKAYMG
- the thiB gene encoding thiamine ABC transporter substrate binding subunit, whose translation is MKALTLSLLTASLCLGSALITQPSANAADKPTLTVYTYDSFNTEWGPGPAIKEGFEKICGCTVTYVAPGDATETFNRLRLEGASSKADILVGLDSNLVADADKSGLFEPNTVNAGKLHLPIDWNSDTYVPFDWGYFAFVYDSDKLTSVPASFEDLINAPKDFKIVIEDPRSSTPGLGLLLWVKDVYGEKAAEAWQKLSPHILTVTKGWSEAYGMFLEGQADMVLSYTTSPAYHIAAENKTNYKAAAFKEGHYMQIELAAVTKSSPNKELANQFLSYLIGKEAQSVIPTSNWMYPVAMEESDWPASFKDLAKPDKALLFNTKDVPAIRKQALDEWLGALSQ
- a CDS encoding dipeptide ABC transporter ATP-binding protein translates to MSDNKEIILSARGITRDYVSAGGLFGKTETVRALKGIDFDLYRGETLALVGESGCGKSTLARILTLIDAQTSGELIIRGNPINIAKKKVTTEMRRRIQIVFQNPYGSLNPRQKVGAVLEEPLKINNPEMPAQERRDRAMDMLLKVGLKPEHFGRYPHMFSGGQRQRIAIGRALMLNPRMLVLDEPVSALDLSIQAQILNLLKDLQEEFNLSYLFISHDLSVVKYFADRVMVMYFGEIVESNTRDEIFANPQHDYTKTLLAATPKTSIESIRARVNAHKQTA
- a CDS encoding ABC transporter permease subunit encodes the protein MFGFILRRVGMLIPTFIGVTLVAFFFIRLLPGDPILLLAGERGISAARYAELQHSFGFDKPVLIQYFNYLMGLFHGDFGMSMVTRRPVWDEFFALFPATLELSFVAIIIAVVVGIPAGVIAAVKRGSFFDYSVMTGALVGYSMPIFWWALLAIIVFSGWLEWTPVSGRISVMYFFEPVTGFMLIDSLLSDQAGAFESTFSHLVLPSIVLATIPMAVIARQTRSAMLEVLGEDYVRTARAKGLTRYRVVGMHALRNALIPVVTTIGLQVGVLLAGAILTETIFSWPGIGKWMVDSISRRDYQVVQGGLLMIAVMVMMVNLVVDLLYGLINPRIRHR